From Pseudomonas hefeiensis, one genomic window encodes:
- a CDS encoding flagellar motor protein has product MDVLSLIGIIMAFVAIIGGNYLEGGHLGALANGPAALIVIGGTIGAALLQSPMSAFKRAMQVLIWILFPPRVDLAGGIDRVVNWSLTARKEGLLGLEGVADAEPDSYSRKGLQLLVDGAEPEAIRGILEVDFYTQESRDIEAAKVFESMGGYAPTIGIIGAVMGLIHVMGNLADPSQLGSGIAVAFVATIYGVASANLVLLPIAAKLKSIALRQSRYREMLLEGILSIAEGENPRSIELKLQGFMD; this is encoded by the coding sequence ATGGATGTGCTCAGCCTGATCGGCATCATCATGGCGTTCGTCGCCATTATTGGTGGCAATTACCTGGAAGGCGGTCACCTGGGAGCCTTGGCCAACGGCCCGGCCGCGCTGATCGTGATCGGCGGCACCATCGGCGCGGCGCTGTTGCAGTCGCCCATGAGCGCCTTCAAACGCGCCATGCAGGTGCTTATCTGGATTCTGTTCCCGCCGCGAGTTGACCTGGCCGGTGGCATCGACCGCGTGGTGAACTGGAGCCTGACCGCCCGCAAGGAAGGCTTGCTGGGGCTGGAAGGGGTGGCCGACGCCGAGCCGGACAGCTACTCGCGAAAAGGCCTGCAACTGCTGGTGGACGGCGCTGAGCCGGAGGCCATCCGCGGCATCCTGGAAGTGGATTTCTATACCCAGGAAAGCCGTGACATCGAAGCGGCCAAAGTTTTTGAAAGCATGGGTGGCTATGCGCCGACCATCGGCATCATCGGTGCGGTGATGGGCCTGATCCACGTGATGGGCAATCTGGCCGATCCGTCGCAACTGGGCAGCGGTATCGCCGTGGCCTTCGTCGCGACCATTTATGGTGTGGCCAGTGCCAACCTGGTGCTGTTGCCGATCGCCGCCAAGCTCAAGTCCATTGCGTTGCGCCAGTCGCGTTATCGCGAAATGTTGCTGGAAGGGATCCTGTCGATCGCCGAAGGTGAAAACCCGCGCTCCATTGAGTTGAAGCTTCAGGGCTTCATGGACTGA
- a CDS encoding chemotaxis response regulator CheY — MKILIVDDFSTMRRIIKNLLRDLGFTNTVEADDGTTAIPVLNSGSIDFLVTDWNMPGMTGIDLLRHVRADEKLKHLPVLMVTAEAKREQIIEAAQAGVNGYVVKPFTAQALKEKIEKIFERIG, encoded by the coding sequence ATGAAAATCCTCATCGTTGATGACTTCTCAACGATGCGGCGGATCATAAAAAACCTGTTGCGTGACCTTGGGTTCACCAACACTGTCGAGGCCGACGATGGCACCACTGCCATTCCGGTTCTCAACAGCGGAAGCATCGACTTTCTGGTGACTGACTGGAACATGCCCGGCATGACCGGTATCGACTTGCTGCGCCATGTGCGCGCCGACGAAAAACTCAAGCACCTTCCGGTGCTGATGGTCACTGCCGAAGCCAAGCGCGAGCAGATCATCGAAGCGGCCCAGGCCGGTGTGAACGGCTACGTGGTCAAACCCTTCACGGCCCAGGCGTTGAAAGAGAAGATCGAAAAAATCTTCGAACGCATCGGTTAA
- a CDS encoding chemotaxis protein CheA codes for MSFGADEEILQDFLVEAGEILEQLSEQLVELESRPDDADLLNAIFRGFHTVKGGAGFLQLNELVECCHIAENVFDILRKGERRVDSELMDVVLEALDAVNSMFSEVRERSPITAATPELLAALARLAEPQSADEAAPAAAAVVEEPVAEESGDITDNEFEQLLDSLNAVKAQAQAPAAPAAPVAPATDAAASDEITDAEFESLLDQLHGKGQFAPDAAVPAATPVAPKAAGDNSDITDDEFEALLDQLHGKGTFAVDALDSAIASAPTPAKPAAAVAGSDLISDHEFESLLDELHGKGKFSEVGTASTAAPAATAAAPAQTAVSKPAAKAPEPKAETPKPAAAAAPAPARAPAAAPAEKPASEAETTVRVDTARLDEIMNMVGELVLVRNRLVRLGLNSQDEAMAKAVSNLDVVTADLQTAVMKTRMQPIKKVFGRFPRLVRDLARQLKKEINLELVGEETDLDKNLVEALADPLVHLVRNAVDHGIESPQEREESGKPRSGKVILAAEQEGDHILLSISDDGKGMDPNVLRAIAVKRGVMDKDAADRLSDSECYNLIFAPGFSTKTEISDVSGRGVGMDVVKTKISQLNGSINIYSTKGQGSKIVIKVPLTLAIMPTLMVMLGNQAFAFPLVNVNEIFHLDLSRTNVVDGQEVVIVRDKALPLFYLKRWLVSSAAHVEQGEGHVVILSVGTQRIGFVVDQLVGQEEVVIKPLGKMLQGTPGMSGATITGDGRIALILDVPSMLKRYAARRI; via the coding sequence ATGAGCTTCGGCGCCGATGAAGAGATCCTTCAGGATTTCCTGGTTGAGGCCGGCGAGATTCTAGAGCAACTGTCCGAGCAATTGGTCGAGCTGGAAAGCCGACCAGATGATGCGGATCTGCTCAATGCAATTTTTCGCGGTTTCCACACTGTAAAAGGAGGCGCCGGCTTCCTCCAGCTCAATGAGCTGGTGGAGTGCTGTCATATTGCCGAGAACGTGTTCGACATCCTGCGCAAGGGTGAGCGTCGCGTTGACTCGGAATTGATGGACGTGGTGCTCGAAGCGCTGGACGCGGTCAACAGCATGTTCAGCGAAGTGCGCGAGCGCTCACCGATCACCGCTGCTACGCCTGAGCTGCTCGCCGCTCTGGCGCGCCTGGCCGAGCCGCAGTCGGCTGACGAAGCCGCACCGGCAGCCGCAGCAGTGGTTGAGGAGCCGGTCGCCGAGGAGTCCGGCGACATCACTGATAACGAATTCGAACAACTGCTGGACTCTCTGAACGCCGTCAAGGCCCAAGCCCAGGCTCCGGCCGCGCCTGCTGCCCCGGTCGCGCCAGCCACCGATGCCGCCGCCAGCGACGAAATTACCGACGCCGAGTTCGAATCGCTGCTCGATCAGCTTCACGGTAAGGGCCAGTTTGCCCCCGATGCGGCCGTTCCGGCGGCGACCCCGGTCGCCCCGAAAGCGGCGGGCGACAACTCCGATATCACTGACGATGAATTCGAAGCCCTACTCGATCAGTTGCATGGCAAGGGCACCTTTGCCGTTGATGCACTGGACTCGGCCATCGCTTCGGCGCCGACCCCGGCCAAGCCCGCCGCCGCAGTGGCTGGCAGCGACCTGATCAGCGATCACGAATTCGAATCACTACTCGACGAACTGCACGGCAAAGGCAAGTTCAGCGAAGTCGGCACGGCCTCAACGGCTGCGCCTGCCGCAACTGCCGCTGCGCCGGCGCAGACTGCAGTGTCCAAGCCCGCTGCCAAGGCGCCGGAACCGAAAGCCGAGACACCCAAACCCGCCGCTGCCGCCGCACCGGCGCCAGCCCGTGCACCGGCGGCTGCACCGGCGGAAAAGCCGGCCAGCGAAGCCGAGACCACCGTTCGAGTCGACACCGCTCGCCTGGACGAGATCATGAACATGGTCGGCGAACTGGTGCTGGTGCGTAACCGCCTGGTGCGCCTGGGCCTCAACAGCCAGGACGAAGCCATGGCCAAGGCCGTGTCGAACCTGGACGTGGTCACGGCTGACTTGCAGACTGCGGTCATGAAGACCCGGATGCAGCCGATCAAGAAAGTCTTCGGGCGCTTCCCGCGCCTGGTTCGCGACCTGGCACGCCAGCTCAAGAAAGAAATCAACCTGGAACTGGTGGGTGAAGAGACCGACCTGGACAAGAACCTTGTCGAGGCCCTGGCCGACCCGCTGGTCCACTTGGTGCGCAACGCGGTCGACCATGGCATCGAGTCGCCGCAGGAGCGCGAAGAGTCAGGCAAGCCCCGTAGCGGCAAGGTGATACTGGCCGCCGAGCAGGAGGGCGACCACATCCTGCTGTCGATCTCCGACGATGGCAAAGGCATGGACCCGAATGTGCTGCGCGCCATCGCTGTGAAGCGTGGCGTAATGGACAAGGATGCCGCCGACCGCCTGAGCGACTCCGAGTGCTACAACCTGATCTTTGCGCCGGGCTTCTCGACCAAGACCGAGATTTCCGACGTGTCGGGCCGTGGCGTGGGCATGGACGTGGTGAAAACCAAGATTTCTCAGCTCAACGGTTCGATCAACATCTACTCGACCAAGGGCCAGGGCTCGAAAATCGTCATCAAGGTCCCGCTGACCCTGGCGATCATGCCGACCCTGATGGTGATGCTGGGCAACCAGGCGTTCGCCTTCCCGCTGGTCAATGTCAACGAGATCTTCCACCTCGACCTGTCGCGCACCAACGTGGTGGACGGCCAGGAAGTGGTGATCGTGCGGGACAAGGCACTGCCGCTGTTCTACCTCAAGCGCTGGCTGGTCAGCTCCGCTGCTCATGTCGAGCAGGGCGAAGGCCATGTGGTGATCCTTTCGGTGGGCACCCAGCGGATCGGCTTCGTCGTCGACCAGTTGGTGGGCCAGGAGGAAGTGGTCATCAAGCCGCTAGGCAAGATGCTCCAGGGCACTCCGGGCATGTCCGGCGCCACCATTACCGGCGACGGCCGCATCGCTTTGATTCTCGATGTGCCAAGCATGCTCAAGCGTTACGCCGCACGGCGTATTTGA
- a CDS encoding CheW domain-containing protein, translating into MSRPIKTTSRPQLALQSYLDGLLQEATEELPPQASVTEALPEPVEAEGVLDEFQAAVLEEQARDAHKTVIAAAVEAPFIKPQVAVMEAPAPILAPVSTVAPLLQGLVTPVVEVHLPPSSPPPLVPTDDRPAWAAEPFECLLFDVAGLTLAVPLVCLGSIYSLAGQELTPLFGQPEWFLGILPSQAGNLKVLDTARWVMPDRYRDDFRQGLQYVISVQGYEWGLAVHQVSRSLRLDPNEIKWRSHRGQRPWLAGTVIEHMCALLDVSELAELIASGGAKHLGGAKPVQKPK; encoded by the coding sequence ATGAGCCGCCCGATAAAGACAACCTCGCGTCCGCAATTGGCCCTGCAGTCTTATCTGGATGGGCTGCTGCAGGAAGCAACCGAAGAATTGCCACCGCAAGCGAGCGTGACCGAGGCGTTGCCCGAGCCCGTAGAAGCCGAGGGTGTGCTGGATGAATTTCAAGCGGCCGTGCTCGAAGAGCAGGCTCGTGATGCACACAAAACAGTGATTGCCGCGGCAGTCGAGGCTCCGTTCATCAAGCCTCAGGTGGCAGTGATGGAGGCGCCTGCGCCGATCCTTGCGCCGGTCTCGACCGTTGCACCGTTGTTGCAGGGCCTGGTGACGCCGGTGGTGGAAGTCCATCTGCCACCCAGTAGCCCACCGCCGCTGGTGCCGACCGACGACCGTCCGGCCTGGGCGGCTGAGCCGTTCGAGTGTTTGTTGTTCGATGTGGCCGGGTTGACCCTGGCGGTGCCGCTGGTATGCCTGGGATCGATTTATTCCCTGGCTGGGCAGGAACTGACGCCGTTGTTCGGCCAGCCTGAATGGTTTCTGGGGATCCTGCCGAGCCAGGCCGGCAACTTGAAAGTGCTGGATACCGCGCGCTGGGTAATGCCGGACCGTTATCGCGATGACTTTCGCCAGGGCCTGCAGTACGTGATTTCAGTGCAAGGTTATGAATGGGGGTTGGCGGTGCATCAGGTCAGTCGCTCGCTGCGCCTGGATCCGAACGAGATCAAGTGGCGCAGCCATCGAGGGCAACGGCCATGGTTGGCCGGTACGGTGATCGAACACATGTGCGCCTTGCTGGACGTTTCCGAGCTGGCTGAGCTGATCGCCAGCGGCGGGGCAAAACACCTGGGCGGCGCCAAGCCGGTCCAGAAACCGAAATAA
- a CDS encoding protein phosphatase CheZ codes for MDNESSMGDFESTLKKHARELVDSLEKGRFGDAVQMIHELNQTRDRGLYQEVGKLTRELHSAIVNFQIDPNMPQAEEVSQITDATERLGYVVKLTEAAANRTMDLVESATPLVNGLSDEAQALSTDWGRFMRREVGAEEFRELARRVDGFLTRSSTENRAVASNLNDILLAQDYQDLTGQVIKRVTQLVTEVESNLLKLVLMASQVDRFAGIEHDREAMLAEKDPQKHLSQGEGPQIHADKREDVMSGQDDVDDLLSSLGF; via the coding sequence ATGGATAACGAATCTTCAATGGGCGACTTTGAATCGACCCTGAAAAAACATGCCCGCGAACTGGTCGACAGCCTTGAAAAAGGCCGCTTTGGCGATGCGGTTCAAATGATCCATGAGCTCAACCAGACCCGTGACCGCGGTCTGTATCAGGAAGTGGGCAAGCTCACGCGTGAACTGCACAGCGCGATTGTCAATTTTCAGATCGATCCGAATATGCCGCAGGCCGAGGAGGTCTCGCAGATCACCGACGCGACCGAGCGTCTGGGTTATGTGGTCAAGCTGACCGAGGCCGCGGCCAACCGCACCATGGACCTGGTGGAGAGCGCAACGCCGCTGGTCAATGGCCTGAGTGATGAAGCCCAGGCCTTGAGCACCGACTGGGGCCGTTTCATGCGGCGCGAAGTCGGTGCTGAAGAGTTTCGGGAGCTGGCCCGTCGGGTCGACGGTTTCCTGACGCGCAGTAGCACCGAGAACCGCGCCGTGGCGAGCAACCTCAACGACATTCTGCTGGCTCAGGACTATCAAGACCTGACCGGCCAGGTGATCAAACGGGTGACCCAACTGGTCACCGAAGTGGAAAGCAATCTGCTCAAACTGGTGTTGATGGCCAGCCAGGTCGACCGCTTTGCAGGCATCGAACACGACCGTGAAGCGATGCTTGCGGAAAAAGATCCACAAAAACATCTCTCTCAGGGTGAAGGTCCGCAAATTCATGCCGATAAAAGAGAAGACGTTATGTCCGGTCAGGACGATGTGGACGATTTGCTGTCCAGCCTTGGATTCTGA
- the motD gene encoding flagellar motor protein MotD, with protein sequence MARRRHREEHVNHERWLVSYADFITLLFAFFVVMYSISSVNEGKYKVISEALIGVFTDSDRALKPIPIGDERPKTTTPAKPLVRDSEQVDAGIAGGSDPLKSIADDISAAFGDLISSNQMTVRGNELWVEIELNSSLLFGSGDAMPSDMAFNIIDKVAAILRPFDNPIHVEGFTDDQPIRTAQYPTNWELSSARSASIVRMLAMQGVNPGRLASVGYGEFQPVANNATAEGRARNRRVVLVVSRNLEVRRSLTGTGTAHATPDAALKRAGTQTAPPQPKSPGRQSAVNSPSPAL encoded by the coding sequence ATGGCACGTCGCAGGCATCGTGAAGAACACGTCAACCATGAACGCTGGCTAGTGTCTTACGCCGACTTCATCACGCTGCTGTTCGCTTTTTTCGTGGTCATGTATTCGATTTCGTCGGTCAACGAAGGCAAGTACAAGGTTATTTCCGAGGCGCTGATCGGGGTCTTTACCGACTCCGACCGCGCCCTCAAACCGATTCCCATCGGCGATGAGCGACCCAAGACCACCACGCCGGCCAAGCCGCTGGTCAGGGATTCCGAGCAGGTCGATGCCGGTATCGCCGGCGGCAGCGATCCGTTGAAAAGCATTGCCGATGATATCAGCGCGGCGTTTGGCGACCTGATCAGCTCCAATCAGATGACCGTGCGCGGCAACGAGTTGTGGGTTGAGATCGAACTCAACTCCAGCCTGTTGTTTGGCAGCGGCGACGCGATGCCCAGCGACATGGCGTTCAACATCATCGATAAAGTGGCCGCGATCCTCAGGCCCTTCGACAATCCGATCCACGTTGAAGGCTTCACTGACGACCAGCCGATCCGCACCGCGCAGTACCCGACCAACTGGGAACTGTCATCGGCCCGTTCGGCGAGCATTGTGCGCATGCTCGCCATGCAGGGCGTAAACCCCGGCCGGCTGGCGTCGGTGGGCTATGGTGAATTCCAGCCGGTGGCCAACAATGCCACCGCCGAGGGGCGGGCGCGCAACCGGCGGGTGGTGCTGGTGGTGTCGCGCAACCTTGAGGTGCGCCGCAGCCTGACCGGGACCGGCACGGCCCATGCAACACCGGATGCGGCATTGAAGCGCGCTGGCACACAAACTGCACCGCCCCAGCCCAAGTCGCCGGGAAGACAGAGCGCCGTCAATTCTCCGTCACCCGCTTTATAA
- a CDS encoding ParA family protein, whose amino-acid sequence MRVWAVANQKGGVGKTTSSIALAGLLAEAGKRVVMVDLDPHGSMTSYFGYDPDSLEHSNYDLFLHKGGVPEGLPGQLLQSTSDERISLLPSSTALATLERQSPGQSGLGLVIAKSLAQLWQDFDYAIIDSPPLLGVLMVNALAASQQLVIPVQTEHLAVKGLERMVNTLAMINRSRKQTLAFNIVPTLFDRRTQASLSTLRVLRDMYPDDIWQGYIPVDTRLRDASRAGVTPSQFDGKSRGVLAYRALLKHLLAQQLVSQQVA is encoded by the coding sequence ATGAGAGTCTGGGCAGTCGCCAATCAAAAAGGTGGTGTGGGTAAAACCACATCTTCCATCGCTTTAGCCGGATTGCTGGCCGAGGCGGGCAAGCGCGTGGTCATGGTCGATCTGGACCCCCACGGCTCGATGACCAGCTACTTTGGTTATGATCCCGATAGCCTGGAGCACAGCAACTACGACCTGTTCCTGCACAAGGGCGGTGTGCCCGAAGGCCTGCCGGGGCAGTTGTTGCAGTCCACCAGCGATGAGCGGATCTCCCTGCTGCCATCCAGCACCGCCCTGGCGACCCTGGAACGGCAGTCGCCGGGACAAAGCGGCCTGGGCCTGGTGATCGCCAAGAGTCTGGCGCAATTGTGGCAAGATTTCGATTACGCGATCATCGACAGCCCGCCGCTACTTGGCGTGCTGATGGTCAACGCCCTGGCGGCCAGCCAGCAACTGGTTATCCCGGTGCAGACCGAGCACCTGGCAGTCAAGGGCCTGGAGCGCATGGTCAATACCCTGGCGATGATCAACCGCTCGCGCAAGCAAACGTTGGCCTTCAACATCGTGCCGACCCTGTTTGACCGTCGCACCCAGGCGTCCCTGAGCACCCTGCGCGTCCTGCGGGACATGTACCCGGATGACATCTGGCAAGGCTACATTCCAGTGGACACCCGTTTGCGTGATGCCAGTCGTGCCGGCGTGACCCCTTCGCAATTCGATGGCAAGAGCCGCGGCGTGCTGGCCTACCGGGCGCTGCTCAAGCACCTGCTGGCCCAGCAGCTCGTTTCGCAGCAGGTGGCTTAA
- a CDS encoding protein-glutamate methylesterase/protein-glutamine glutaminase — protein MVVKVLVVDDSGFFRRRVSEILSADPSIQVVGTATNGKEAIDQALALKPDVITMDYEMPMMDGITAVRHIMQRCPTPVLMFSSLTHEGARVTLDALDAGAVDFLPKNFEDISRNPDKVRQLLCEKVHSISRSNRRLGTYSAPAPAPAPAPAPASSGGFNPAPARSAAAPAPARSAPASASSPAPKRKAYKLVAIGTSTGGPVALQRVLTQLPANFPAPIVLIQHMPAAFTKAFAERLDKLCRISVKEAEDGDILRPGLALLAPGGKQMMIDGRGAVKILPGDERLNYKPCVDITFGSAAKSYGDKVLAVVLTGMGADGREGARLLKQGGSAIWAQDEASCVIYGMPMAIVKADLADAVYGLDDIGRHLIEACL, from the coding sequence ATGGTAGTTAAAGTCCTGGTGGTGGACGATTCGGGGTTTTTCCGCCGCCGCGTCTCGGAAATTCTCTCGGCGGACCCGAGTATTCAGGTCGTCGGTACGGCGACCAACGGCAAAGAGGCAATCGATCAGGCGCTGGCGCTCAAGCCTGACGTGATCACCATGGACTACGAGATGCCGATGATGGACGGCATCACGGCGGTGCGGCATATCATGCAGCGCTGCCCGACCCCAGTATTGATGTTCTCCTCCCTGACACATGAAGGCGCCCGGGTGACCCTCGATGCGCTGGACGCCGGGGCGGTGGATTTCCTGCCGAAAAATTTCGAAGACATCTCGCGCAACCCCGACAAGGTTCGGCAATTGCTATGCGAGAAGGTCCACAGCATTTCCCGCAGCAACCGGCGTCTCGGCACCTATAGCGCACCTGCGCCGGCTCCAGCTCCAGCTCCAGCCCCGGCTTCGTCGGGCGGCTTCAATCCGGCCCCTGCGCGCAGTGCTGCGGCCCCTGCGCCAGCTCGCTCCGCGCCAGCCAGTGCGTCGTCGCCGGCTCCCAAGCGCAAAGCCTACAAACTGGTCGCTATTGGTACGTCCACCGGTGGCCCGGTTGCCTTGCAGCGGGTTCTGACCCAGTTGCCGGCCAACTTTCCGGCTCCGATCGTACTGATCCAGCATATGCCCGCAGCCTTCACCAAGGCGTTCGCCGAGCGCCTCGACAAGCTGTGTCGTATCAGCGTCAAGGAGGCCGAGGATGGCGACATCCTGCGTCCGGGCCTGGCGCTGCTGGCGCCGGGCGGCAAGCAGATGATGATCGATGGCCGCGGCGCGGTGAAAATCCTGCCCGGCGATGAGCGTCTCAATTACAAGCCGTGCGTGGACATCACTTTCGGCTCCGCGGCTAAATCCTACGGCGACAAAGTTCTGGCGGTGGTGCTTACCGGCATGGGCGCCGACGGTCGTGAAGGCGCGCGCCTGCTCAAGCAGGGCGGCAGCGCCATTTGGGCCCAGGATGAAGCCAGTTGCGTGATCTATGGTATGCCGATGGCGATCGTCAAAGCCGATCTGGCCGACGCGGTGTACGGGCTGGACGACATAGGTAGACACCTGATCGAGGCGTGCCTGTAA
- the fleN gene encoding flagellar synthesis regulator FleN yields MGSMHPVQVIAVTGGKGGVGKTNVSVNLSLALAELGRRVMLLDADLGLANVDVLLGLTPKRTLADVIEGRCELRDVLLQGPGGIRIVPAASGTQSMVHLTPAQHAGLIQAFSDIGDNLDVLVIDTAAGIGDSVVSFVRAAQEVLLVVCDEPTSITDAYALIKLLNRDYGMNRFRVLANMAQSPQEGRNLFAKLTKVTDRFLDVALQYVGAVPYDESVRKAVQKQRAVYEAFPRSKCALAFKAIAQKVDTWPLPANPRGHLEFFVERLVQQTAGPVL; encoded by the coding sequence ATGGGCAGCATGCATCCCGTACAGGTGATCGCGGTGACCGGCGGCAAAGGTGGCGTCGGCAAGACTAACGTGTCAGTGAACTTGTCCCTGGCTCTGGCAGAGCTTGGCCGACGGGTCATGCTGCTGGACGCCGACCTGGGCCTGGCGAACGTCGATGTGCTGCTGGGGCTCACACCCAAGCGCACGCTGGCGGACGTGATAGAGGGCCGCTGCGAACTGCGCGACGTGCTGCTGCAGGGGCCGGGCGGAATCCGCATCGTGCCCGCGGCGTCCGGTACCCAGAGCATGGTTCACCTGACCCCGGCCCAGCACGCCGGCCTGATCCAGGCCTTCAGCGACATCGGTGACAACCTTGATGTGCTGGTGATCGACACCGCAGCCGGTATCGGTGATTCGGTCGTCAGTTTCGTACGCGCTGCCCAGGAAGTGCTCCTGGTGGTTTGCGACGAACCGACGTCCATCACCGACGCCTATGCCCTGATCAAGCTATTGAATCGCGACTACGGCATGAACCGCTTCCGCGTCCTGGCCAACATGGCCCAGAGCCCCCAGGAAGGACGCAACCTGTTCGCCAAGTTGACGAAGGTCACGGATCGCTTCCTGGATGTCGCCCTACAATACGTCGGCGCTGTGCCCTACGACGAAAGCGTACGCAAGGCTGTCCAGAAGCAACGTGCCGTTTATGAAGCCTTTCCACGTTCCAAATGCGCGCTGGCGTTCAAGGCAATCGCCCAGAAGGTCGATACCTGGCCGCTGCCGGCCAACCCGCGCGGGCATCTGGAGTTTTTCGTCGAGCGTCTCGTGCAACAAACAGCAGGGCCCGTGTTATGA
- the fliA gene encoding RNA polymerase sigma factor FliA — protein sequence MTASGYNHLYKKSARDAQYELIERYAPLVKRIAYHLLARLPASVQVEDLIQAGMIGLLEVSNKYDASKGASFETYAGIRIRGAMLDEVRKGDWAPRSVHRNTRMVSDAIRAIEAKTGRDAKDHEVAAELQLSLDDYYGILNDTLGSRLFSFDDLLQDGEHEGLHEDGASAHMEPSRDLEDERFQSALADAIANLPERERLVLALYYDEELNLKEIGEVLGVSESRVSQLHSQCAARLRGRLGEWRAR from the coding sequence ATGACAGCCAGCGGTTACAACCATCTCTACAAGAAATCGGCACGGGACGCCCAATACGAACTGATCGAGCGTTACGCGCCTTTGGTCAAGCGTATCGCCTATCACTTGCTGGCGCGTTTGCCGGCCAGTGTCCAGGTCGAAGACCTGATCCAGGCGGGCATGATCGGCCTGCTCGAAGTGTCGAACAAATACGACGCGAGCAAGGGCGCCAGTTTCGAGACCTATGCAGGTATCCGCATTCGCGGGGCGATGCTCGATGAAGTCCGCAAGGGTGATTGGGCGCCGCGTTCGGTGCATCGCAATACCCGCATGGTCAGTGACGCAATTCGCGCCATTGAAGCTAAAACCGGGCGTGACGCTAAAGATCACGAGGTTGCGGCCGAACTCCAATTGAGTCTCGATGATTATTACGGGATTTTGAACGATACCTTGGGCAGCCGCCTGTTCAGTTTCGACGACCTGTTGCAGGACGGCGAACACGAAGGGCTGCACGAGGATGGCGCGAGTGCTCACATGGAGCCATCGCGTGATCTGGAAGATGAGCGTTTCCAGAGCGCGCTGGCGGATGCGATTGCCAATTTGCCGGAGCGTGAGCGACTGGTCTTGGCGCTGTACTACGACGAAGAGCTGAACCTCAAGGAAATCGGTGAGGTCCTGGGGGTCAGCGAATCGCGGGTCAGCCAGTTACACAGCCAGTGCGCGGCCCGTTTGCGGGGGCGTTTGGGGGAGTGGCGAGCGCGCTGA